A part of Deltaproteobacteria bacterium genomic DNA contains:
- the cofE gene encoding coenzyme F420-0:L-glutamate ligase, whose protein sequence is MTSIRLTALEGLPEIPIGDDLPARLAALVPPGPGILVVAQKIVSKAEGRIVRLSEISPSPRALELARELGKEPRHTELVLRESKRVVRTAPGVLITETKHGLICANSGVDLSNAPGDDLAVLLPLDPDASAERIRAALGPSRAVIISDTFGRPWREGLVDVAIGVAGLAPLRDYIGQTDRAGRELQVTVMARADQIAAAAGLLMEKDKGQPAVWVEGVAIEGRGSLRDLLRDPARDLFR, encoded by the coding sequence ATGACGTCGATTCGACTGACCGCGCTCGAAGGCCTGCCCGAGATCCCGATCGGCGACGACCTGCCGGCGCGGCTGGCCGCGCTCGTCCCGCCCGGCCCGGGAATCCTGGTCGTGGCGCAGAAGATCGTCTCGAAGGCCGAGGGTCGGATCGTGCGCCTGTCAGAGATCTCGCCGTCGCCGCGCGCGCTCGAGCTCGCGCGCGAGCTCGGCAAGGAGCCGCGGCACACGGAGCTGGTGCTGCGCGAGTCGAAGCGCGTGGTGCGCACCGCGCCGGGCGTGCTGATCACCGAGACGAAGCACGGGCTGATCTGCGCGAACTCCGGCGTCGACCTATCGAACGCGCCGGGCGACGACCTGGCCGTGCTGCTCCCGCTCGATCCCGACGCCAGCGCCGAGCGGATCCGGGCGGCGCTCGGGCCATCGCGCGCCGTGATCATCAGCGACACGTTCGGGCGTCCCTGGCGCGAGGGCCTGGTCGACGTCGCGATCGGCGTCGCCGGCCTCGCGCCGCTTCGCGACTACATCGGCCAGACCGACCGCGCCGGGCGCGAGCTGCAGGTGACCGTGATGGCGCGCGCCGACCAGATCGCGGCGGCCGCCGGGCTGCTGATGGAGAAGGACAAGGGCCAGCCCGCGGTCTGGGTCGAGGGCGTCGCGATCGAAGGGCGCGGGAGCCTGCGCGATCTGCTCCGAGATCCCGCGCGCGACCTGTTCCGCTAG